The Streptomyces sp. NBC_01298 genome contains the following window.
ATGACCGGAATGAAGCAACCGAGGACAGTCTCGCTCGATCCAGTGATAGCGCCACAGACGTTGCACTCGTTAGCGTGGCCTTGTACTGGCGCTGAGCTGCATCGACTCGTACGCACCCGTCGTGCACCACAGGCCCTCCCCCAGAGAACCCGCTGTGCGTGGCCTGCCGTGAGCGGCGCCGCGTCCAGTACGGAAGCTGACCCCTGATGTCCCACCCCGGCCGCCTTACCCTGCCCCCGATCCGGGCCGTCCTGCCCGGCGGAACCGTCCAGGGGGGAGCTCGTGCGGCGATGGCAGACCGAGGCCGGGGAATGGATCTACGTCGTTGCCCTGAAAGCGTGGGGCAGCCGCACCGCGACCAAGAGCTCCACCAGCCCTCCCAACCGAGCCGACGGGCCACGCACTGGAACAGTCACGCCGGGCGGGCGAACGCTTTTGCTTCTGCTGACAAGTACGGGGTGAGGCCGTGACGTGCGCGGCTGAGGAGAGGTGGCTTGGTGGATACGGAGACGGACGACAGATTGTTGGGCCGCTCGGCAAGGGACGCCGGGGCGTTCGAAGTGCTGGTGGTCAGGATGTCGGGCGTACTGCACGGCTACCTGGTGCGCCGCGCGCCGGCCGCGGCCGATGATCTGCTCGCGGAGGTGTGGCTGCAGGCGTTCAGCAGCCGCAAGAGCTACGACCCTGCGTTGGGGACGGCCAGGACCTGGCTGTTCGGTGTGGCACGGAACGTGCTCGCCGCACACTGGCGCCGCATCGACCGGGATCAGCAGCTGCCCGCCGCGAACGAGCGGTCCAGCGACCCTTGGCACGCTGTCGACCAGCGGCTCGACGCTGCCGCCGTCGGACCGCTGCTGCGGAGCACGATGGCCGGACTTCCCCATGTCGAGCGGGAACTT
Protein-coding sequences here:
- a CDS encoding RNA polymerase sigma factor, with the translated sequence MDTETDDRLLGRSARDAGAFEVLVVRMSGVLHGYLVRRAPAAADDLLAEVWLQAFSSRKSYDPALGTARTWLFGVARNVLAAHWRRIDRDQQLPAANERSSDPWHAVDQRLDAAAVGPLLRSTMAGLPHVERELLLLVAWEQLTPTEAAAVVGIPPGTARSRLHRARSRVRAVMQQVAHTRRLTGDLA